The Pirellulimonas nuda genome includes a region encoding these proteins:
- a CDS encoding reverse transcriptase domain-containing protein gives MPTDPGRAEKRNPRGLRGLSGVRGSAKAKPELKFTSLLHYVSEALLYEAFFALKKAAAVGIDEVTWHDYEQDLEDRIPDLHGRIHRGAYRAKPSKRIYIAKADGRQRPIGISSLEDKLVQKAVVWVMQGIYEQDFLGFSYGFRPGRSQHTALDALSVGISDRGVNWVLDADVEGFFDNIDHEWLMKFLEHRVAALLTNPMRTTACQR, from the coding sequence GTGCCGACCGACCCCGGCCGCGCCGAGAAGCGGAACCCCCGAGGGTTACGTGGTCTGTCTGGTGTGCGTGGATCAGCGAAGGCCAAGCCGGAGCTGAAATTCACGTCGTTGCTGCATTATGTCAGCGAGGCACTGCTGTACGAGGCGTTCTTCGCGCTGAAGAAAGCCGCTGCAGTGGGAATTGATGAAGTAACGTGGCACGACTACGAACAAGACCTGGAGGATCGTATTCCTGATCTTCACGGTCGCATTCACCGCGGAGCCTACCGAGCGAAGCCGTCCAAGAGAATCTACATCGCCAAAGCCGACGGTCGACAACGACCGATCGGCATCTCTTCGCTGGAGGATAAGCTTGTCCAAAAGGCGGTCGTGTGGGTGATGCAGGGTATCTACGAGCAGGACTTTCTCGGGTTCAGCTATGGGTTCCGACCCGGACGAAGCCAGCACACGGCGCTTGACGCGCTGAGTGTCGGCATCTCCGATCGGGGAGTGAACTGGGTACTGGACGCCGATGTGGAAGGCTTCTTTGACAACATCGACCACGAGTGGTTGATGAAGTTCTTGGAACACCGCGTCGCGGCCTTGTTGACTAACCCCATGCGAACAACGGCATGCCAAAGGTGA
- the cas1c gene encoding type I-C CRISPR-associated endonuclease Cas1c: MKRHLNTLFITTQGAYLKKEGQAVAVRIERETRLRVPLHNLDAIACFGRVGASPALMGACAEAGVSFSFLTEHGRFIASVNGFTPGNVLLRRAQYRAADDPAISAELTRSIVLGKIANSRTVLLRAAREGADAESAERLKHAAGRLSASIVEVKAADSVDRLRGLEGEAASRYFSVFNDLVLVAGDTFRFKKRSRRPPLDPLNCLLSFLYTLLLLDIRSACEATGLDAAVGYLHRDRPGRPGLALDLMEEFRAPLADRVALTLINRQQLGARDFVRQESGAYLLTDDARKRVLVAWQERKQEETRHPLLDARTSVGLLVHLQARLMARRLRGDLDAYPPLIWK, from the coding sequence GTGAAACGCCACCTCAACACGCTGTTCATCACCACCCAGGGGGCGTACCTGAAGAAGGAAGGCCAGGCGGTGGCGGTGCGCATCGAACGAGAAACACGCCTCCGGGTCCCGCTGCACAACCTCGACGCGATCGCCTGCTTCGGCCGCGTCGGCGCCAGCCCCGCGCTAATGGGCGCCTGTGCCGAAGCCGGCGTCTCCTTCTCGTTCCTCACTGAGCATGGCCGGTTCATCGCGTCTGTGAACGGCTTCACGCCCGGCAACGTGCTGCTGCGACGCGCCCAGTACCGAGCCGCCGACGACCCCGCGATCTCCGCTGAGCTAACCCGCTCGATCGTGCTCGGCAAGATCGCCAACTCCCGCACCGTCCTACTGCGAGCCGCCCGAGAAGGGGCCGACGCGGAAAGCGCCGAACGGTTGAAGCACGCAGCGGGGCGCCTGTCGGCGAGTATCGTCGAAGTGAAAGCCGCAGACTCGGTCGATCGACTCCGCGGCCTCGAAGGCGAGGCCGCGTCACGCTACTTCTCGGTCTTCAACGACCTGGTGCTGGTTGCTGGCGACACGTTCCGTTTCAAAAAACGTTCGCGCCGCCCACCACTCGACCCGCTGAATTGCCTGCTCTCGTTCCTCTACACCCTGCTTTTGCTCGACATCCGCAGCGCCTGTGAAGCGACCGGTCTCGACGCCGCAGTTGGCTATCTGCACCGCGATCGGCCGGGCCGCCCAGGTCTGGCGCTCGACCTAATGGAAGAGTTCCGGGCGCCGCTGGCAGACCGAGTGGCGTTGACGCTGATCAACCGTCAGCAATTGGGCGCGCGAGACTTTGTCCGCCAAGAGAGCGGCGCCTATCTGCTAACCGACGACGCTCGGAAGCGGGTATTAGTGGCCTGGCAGGAACGCAAGCAAGAGGAAACCCGCCACCCATTACTCGATGCGCGTACCTCGGTCGGTCTGCTCGTCCACCTGCAAGCCCGCTTGATGGCCCGCCGCTTGCGGGGCGACCTCGACGCCTACCCGCCACTCATCTGGAAGTAA
- a CDS encoding sulfatase → MFMNFISTLIVAFLTLGAAFAEQSRPSILFLAIDDLRPELGCYGSPAVKSPNIDKLASQGVLFQRAYCQVAVCGASRASLMTGILPTKDRFVNYTTMADQDTPGAVTLPQALKAAGYTTLSHGKVFHNWSDTAARSWSRPPKMGKDLKGRNANAQKKSRYGTQTRPGNSGSKPFFDRSDVPDDTYADGQVARNTIADLRELAQSGEPFFLACGFIRPHLPFYAPEKYWDLYDADSLPIAKNRFRPHDAPTALRGSGEYRTYDLGKFKKNSDDFHRIMRHGYFASTSYSDKLVGDVLSELEALGLVDNTIVVIWGDHGWHLGEHAFWGKHNTLHNAIRVPLIVKAPGKLQGVTSKALVSTVDLFPTLCSLAGVDVPGSVQGKSFEQLLASQDAQHTPAVYTRFKEADAVVTEGFSYSRFSDGSEMLFDLAKDPDENQNVAKVPEYASQLQVMCEELDQQIKLAQSAQWVPDR, encoded by the coding sequence ATGTTCATGAACTTCATTTCAACTCTTATCGTTGCCTTCCTCACGCTGGGAGCCGCGTTCGCAGAACAAAGCCGTCCCAGTATTCTCTTCCTCGCTATTGATGATCTTCGTCCCGAGCTAGGCTGCTATGGCAGTCCCGCCGTCAAGTCCCCGAATATTGATAAGTTGGCTTCCCAGGGAGTGTTATTCCAGCGAGCCTACTGCCAAGTCGCGGTTTGCGGGGCTTCACGCGCCAGCCTGATGACGGGCATCTTGCCAACGAAGGATCGCTTTGTGAACTATACCACCATGGCCGATCAGGACACGCCGGGCGCGGTCACCTTGCCGCAGGCCCTCAAAGCGGCAGGCTACACCACCCTGTCCCACGGAAAGGTCTTCCACAATTGGAGTGATACCGCCGCTCGCAGCTGGAGTCGACCTCCGAAGATGGGCAAAGACCTTAAGGGTCGGAACGCGAACGCGCAAAAAAAGTCAAGATACGGGACGCAAACGAGGCCGGGAAATAGTGGGAGCAAACCATTCTTCGATCGTTCCGACGTGCCCGATGACACCTATGCAGACGGACAGGTGGCTCGGAACACTATCGCGGACTTACGGGAACTCGCCCAGAGCGGGGAACCGTTCTTCCTCGCCTGCGGCTTCATTCGCCCGCATCTGCCCTTTTACGCCCCAGAGAAATACTGGGATCTCTATGACGCGGATTCCCTGCCAATCGCCAAGAACCGCTTTCGGCCTCACGACGCCCCCACGGCCTTGCGCGGCTCAGGCGAGTACCGCACCTACGACCTCGGCAAGTTCAAGAAGAACTCGGACGACTTTCATCGCATAATGCGCCATGGTTACTTCGCATCCACCAGCTATTCCGACAAGCTGGTCGGTGACGTCCTCTCCGAACTCGAAGCCCTCGGACTGGTGGACAACACCATCGTGGTTATCTGGGGCGACCATGGCTGGCACCTGGGCGAGCACGCTTTTTGGGGGAAACACAACACCCTCCACAACGCCATCCGCGTCCCGCTCATTGTGAAGGCCCCGGGCAAGCTTCAGGGAGTGACGAGTAAGGCCCTTGTCTCAACGGTAGACCTTTTCCCGACCCTCTGCTCCCTCGCAGGCGTGGATGTCCCCGGCTCGGTTCAGGGGAAGAGCTTCGAGCAATTGCTTGCGAGCCAGGATGCGCAGCACACCCCGGCAGTCTACACTCGCTTCAAGGAAGCCGACGCAGTTGTGACGGAAGGATTCAGCTACTCCCGCTTCAGCGACGGATCTGAGATGCTCTTCGATCTGGCCAAGGATCCGGATGAAAACCAGAACGTCGCCAAAGTGCCGGAATACGCGTCACAGCTCCAAGTCATGTGTGAGGAACTTGATCAGCAAATCAAACTGGCGCAATCAGCTCAATGGGTCCCAGATCGCTAG
- the cas4 gene encoding CRISPR-associated protein Cas4, which translates to MPFPEADLLPISALQHLLFCERQCALIHVERLWSENLLTTQGALLHRKAHEGKPETRDGERIARGLTLRSLEVGLSGVADIVLWRPPEGRKPQGRTLLDAIRQATAEELTEWSIRPVEYKRGKPKANDCDRVQVCAQALCLEEMLGVTISAGDLYYGQTRRRSEVTFDDPLRAKTLAAATRLHELMAAGETPAAVYEKKCDSCSLYELCLPKAIGRRSARDHFDRELAASLADE; encoded by the coding sequence ATGCCGTTCCCCGAAGCCGACCTACTGCCGATCTCCGCCCTACAGCACCTGCTGTTCTGCGAGCGGCAGTGCGCGCTGATCCACGTCGAACGGCTCTGGAGCGAGAACCTCCTCACCACGCAGGGCGCTCTGCTGCACCGCAAGGCCCACGAAGGGAAGCCCGAAACCCGCGACGGCGAGCGGATCGCCCGCGGGCTGACGCTCCGCTCGCTCGAAGTCGGCCTGTCGGGCGTTGCCGACATCGTCCTCTGGCGGCCCCCCGAAGGTCGCAAGCCGCAGGGCCGGACGCTGCTCGACGCGATCCGTCAGGCGACCGCAGAGGAACTGACCGAGTGGAGCATCCGCCCGGTCGAGTACAAGCGAGGCAAGCCCAAGGCGAACGACTGCGACCGTGTACAGGTCTGCGCCCAGGCCTTGTGCCTAGAAGAGATGCTCGGCGTCACGATCTCCGCCGGCGACCTCTACTACGGCCAAACCCGTCGCCGAAGCGAGGTGACTTTCGACGACCCGCTGCGAGCGAAGACCCTAGCCGCCGCGACCCGCCTGCACGAACTGATGGCGGCTGGCGAAACGCCCGCGGCAGTCTACGAGAAGAAGTGCGACAGTTGCTCGCTCTACGAGCTCTGCCTCCCTAAAGCGATCGGACGCCGCTCCGCCCGCGACCACTTCGACCGCGAGCTCGCCGCGTCGCTCGCCGATGAATAG
- the cas2 gene encoding CRISPR-associated endonuclease Cas2, which yields MYVLVTYDVATATPEGQKRLRHVAKACLDFGQRVQNSVFEMKVDPAQWEECKDRLLRIVQLEQDSLRFYYLGAKWQRRVEHHGAKASYDVEGPLIV from the coding sequence ATGTACGTGCTGGTGACCTACGACGTAGCAACGGCCACGCCCGAAGGACAGAAGCGGCTCCGCCACGTCGCGAAGGCCTGCCTCGACTTCGGCCAACGCGTGCAGAACTCCGTCTTCGAGATGAAGGTCGATCCCGCCCAGTGGGAGGAATGCAAAGACCGCCTCCTGCGGATCGTCCAGCTTGAGCAGGACAGCCTACGATTCTATTATCTAGGCGCCAAGTGGCAGCGGCGCGTCGAGCACCACGGCGCCAAAGCGAGCTACGACGTTGAGGGACCCCTCATTGTGTAG
- a CDS encoding sulfatase family protein, whose translation MSIRLLFFSLFAGALSNSSVCAETGASLPMKGSRPNVVFFLADDQSRFNHTAYGHPTIPTITTDALAEESLVFDRAFTGQAICAPSRSMLYTGLYPIRNGCFLNHYKIRPGVKTLPAYLNDLGYTVILAGKSHVKPGNQFKWSESFPPVKKAGASRDWIPLDQIDAFLAHPGPNPFCLIVASEFPHGPFMTETPYQPEDVVLEPFEARTDENLLAATKYYASVAQKEAELAALLKLIDKHGQRENSLVFYSDDHGLSRGKYTSYDSGLNIAFMVRWPDRIKPGRTEALVSFADFVPTVIELAGGDAPSNLDGMSLLRLLRGESTKHHTHVYGVTTNQGTLQRHVFPQRSVRDERYHYIHSFNTLDRIRRDRNAGKEIGFFHQRGANKHGDIPEELLFDTQNDPHEMKNLANAPSYQTIKQRLEDSLFEWMRQQNDLLNKTDPVPLLKTAPSFALDRADQRNRIPKQQVGSLKGKLIDPHEATRQNEKRFPEPKICKAPPSA comes from the coding sequence ATGTCCATCAGACTTCTCTTCTTCTCTCTGTTCGCAGGCGCGCTCTCCAATTCCTCCGTCTGCGCGGAGACCGGCGCCTCATTGCCCATGAAGGGCTCGCGCCCTAACGTCGTCTTCTTCCTCGCCGACGACCAGAGCAGGTTCAATCACACCGCTTACGGGCACCCCACGATTCCCACAATCACCACGGACGCCCTAGCCGAGGAATCGCTTGTATTTGACAGAGCCTTCACCGGACAAGCAATCTGTGCGCCAAGCCGCTCGATGCTTTACACGGGCCTGTATCCCATCCGGAACGGCTGCTTTCTGAATCACTACAAGATCCGGCCCGGCGTAAAGACCCTGCCGGCGTATCTCAACGACCTGGGCTATACGGTCATTCTGGCGGGAAAGTCTCATGTGAAGCCGGGGAACCAGTTCAAGTGGTCGGAGAGTTTTCCCCCGGTCAAGAAGGCCGGTGCCTCCCGAGATTGGATACCCCTGGACCAGATCGATGCATTCCTCGCGCATCCCGGCCCGAACCCGTTTTGCCTCATTGTCGCCAGCGAATTCCCGCACGGTCCCTTCATGACGGAAACTCCCTATCAGCCGGAGGATGTTGTTCTGGAGCCCTTCGAAGCACGGACCGATGAGAACCTTCTTGCAGCGACAAAGTACTATGCCAGCGTCGCGCAAAAGGAAGCGGAGTTGGCGGCCCTATTGAAGCTGATCGACAAACACGGACAAAGGGAGAATTCTCTTGTCTTCTATTCAGATGATCACGGCCTGTCTCGCGGCAAGTACACATCCTATGACTCCGGGCTCAATATTGCCTTCATGGTCCGCTGGCCAGACCGAATCAAGCCAGGCCGAACCGAAGCCTTGGTTAGCTTCGCGGATTTCGTGCCCACCGTCATCGAGTTGGCGGGTGGAGACGCCCCTAGCAACCTGGACGGGATGAGCCTCCTGCGTCTCCTGCGGGGAGAATCGACAAAGCACCATACTCACGTTTATGGTGTGACAACCAACCAAGGCACCTTGCAGCGCCATGTCTTCCCGCAGCGATCGGTGCGAGATGAGCGCTACCACTATATCCACAGCTTCAATACCCTGGATAGAATCAGGCGGGACCGGAATGCCGGAAAGGAAATCGGTTTCTTCCACCAGCGCGGTGCGAACAAACACGGTGACATTCCAGAGGAATTGCTGTTCGACACTCAGAATGACCCTCATGAGATGAAAAATCTCGCCAACGCCCCAAGTTACCAGACGATCAAACAGCGATTGGAGGACAGCCTCTTTGAATGGATGAGGCAGCAGAATGACCTCTTAAACAAAACAGACCCTGTCCCCTTGCTCAAGACCGCACCGAGTTTTGCGCTTGATCGGGCCGACCAGCGCAACCGAATCCCCAAGCAGCAGGTTGGCAGCCTCAAAGGCAAGCTGATCGACCCCCACGAGGCGACGCGCCAGAATGAAAAGCGATTCCCGGAACCCAAGATTTGCAAGGCTCCACCTTCTGCCTAA
- a CDS encoding IS5 family transposase — MTQPASKPRKLAYKVTNWRDYNESLVRRGDITFWFDDAVIDAWEHENDRKKVGRPFLYSDVAVETLLMIRELFRLPYRQTEGFGRALAKLMQAEVAIPDYTSLQKRAAKLGVLIDLRATTGPIEVVVDSTGLKVYGEGEWKVKKHGVGKRRTWRKVHLAVDPATHTIVAQVVTGADTHDGDAVEPLLEQVEAEVQTFYGDGAYDQWKVRNYLQGESIHQVIPPRKNAKIKQHGNASAEPLERDECLRQIRRDGKKAWKESIGYHRRSLAETAMFRFKTNFGDRLKNRTLPNQATEVALRCKLLNVFITFGMPLFAWG, encoded by the coding sequence ATGACGCAGCCTGCTAGCAAGCCGAGGAAGCTCGCCTACAAGGTAACGAACTGGCGGGACTACAACGAGTCGTTGGTAAGGCGGGGCGACATCACCTTCTGGTTTGATGACGCGGTGATCGACGCCTGGGAGCACGAGAACGACCGGAAGAAGGTCGGCCGGCCGTTCCTCTACAGCGACGTGGCGGTCGAAACGCTGCTGATGATCCGTGAGCTATTCCGCCTGCCGTACCGGCAGACCGAAGGCTTCGGCCGGGCTCTCGCGAAGCTGATGCAGGCCGAGGTGGCGATCCCCGACTACACCTCGCTGCAGAAGCGAGCGGCCAAGCTGGGGGTCTTGATCGACCTGCGTGCGACCACGGGACCGATCGAGGTGGTGGTCGACAGCACGGGCCTCAAGGTCTACGGCGAGGGGGAGTGGAAGGTGAAGAAGCACGGGGTGGGCAAGCGTCGCACTTGGCGGAAGGTTCACCTGGCCGTCGATCCGGCCACCCACACCATCGTCGCCCAGGTCGTGACGGGCGCCGACACCCACGACGGCGATGCGGTCGAGCCGCTGTTGGAGCAAGTCGAAGCCGAAGTCCAGACGTTTTACGGCGACGGCGCCTACGACCAGTGGAAAGTGCGTAACTACCTCCAAGGGGAGTCGATCCACCAAGTGATCCCGCCGCGCAAGAACGCCAAGATCAAGCAGCACGGCAACGCGTCGGCCGAGCCGCTGGAACGCGACGAGTGCCTTCGGCAGATCCGCCGCGACGGCAAGAAAGCGTGGAAAGAATCGATCGGCTACCACCGACGCAGCCTAGCCGAGACCGCCATGTTTCGATTCAAAACCAACTTCGGCGACCGCCTGAAGAACCGGACGCTCCCCAATCAGGCGACCGAGGTCGCACTCCGATGCAAACTGCTCAACGTATTCATCACCTTTGGCATGCCGTTGTTCGCATGGGGTTAG
- the cas7c gene encoding type I-C CRISPR-associated protein Cas7/Csd2, which produces MIPRVDFVLLFDVKNGNPNGDPDAGNLPRVDPETGHGLVTDVCLKRKVRNFVGLVHGEDPPYEIYVKEKAVLNAQHTRAYKALNLEPDAKKRKSKGKDRAEEDKQLTTWMCTNFFDIRAFGAVMSTGVNCGQVRGPIQLTLARSIDPIIAQEHAVTRCAVTTEKEAEAQSGDNRTMGRKFTVPYGLYRVHGFINPHLAAKTGFGADDLDLFWKSLEQMFESDRSAARGEMAAQALICFEHADALGNAPASKLFDRVSVNRKAAENGTPPRSFADYELKIDEAGLPEGIKINRRF; this is translated from the coding sequence ATGATCCCACGCGTCGATTTCGTCCTGCTCTTCGATGTCAAGAACGGCAACCCCAACGGCGACCCCGACGCCGGCAACCTGCCCCGCGTCGATCCTGAGACCGGCCACGGACTCGTGACCGATGTTTGCCTTAAGCGCAAGGTGCGCAACTTCGTCGGCCTGGTGCACGGCGAAGATCCGCCGTACGAGATTTACGTCAAAGAGAAGGCCGTCCTGAACGCGCAGCACACAAGGGCCTACAAAGCATTGAACCTTGAGCCCGATGCGAAGAAGCGGAAATCAAAGGGAAAGGATCGCGCTGAAGAAGATAAGCAGCTCACGACCTGGATGTGTACCAACTTTTTTGATATCCGGGCATTTGGCGCCGTGATGTCAACCGGAGTCAACTGCGGGCAGGTCCGTGGGCCGATTCAGCTCACGCTTGCTCGCAGCATCGACCCGATCATCGCGCAGGAGCACGCGGTGACCCGCTGCGCGGTAACGACGGAGAAGGAAGCCGAAGCACAGTCGGGCGACAACCGCACGATGGGCCGCAAGTTCACCGTCCCCTACGGCCTATACCGCGTCCACGGCTTCATCAACCCGCACCTCGCGGCCAAAACCGGCTTCGGCGCCGACGACCTCGATCTGTTCTGGAAGTCGCTCGAACAGATGTTCGAGTCCGACCGCTCGGCCGCCCGCGGCGAGATGGCTGCACAGGCGCTGATCTGCTTCGAACACGCCGACGCGCTCGGCAACGCGCCGGCGAGCAAGCTGTTCGATCGCGTCAGCGTCAACCGCAAAGCGGCAGAGAACGGCACGCCGCCACGGTCGTTCGCCGATTACGAACTCAAGATCGACGAAGCAGGTCTGCCGGAGGGCATCAAAATCAACCGGCGTTTCTAA